TATGAATGGGCTCAGAATCTATCAGGCACATTTTGGACAGAAGAGAAACATAATAGAAACCTTAGTTTGTTAATGAAAGAAAATTTCAAAAGAGTCTGGAATTACAGTATTGAACATAATGTAAAAATGCGTCGTGCAGCTTTTATGGTAGCAATCAAGAGAGTTGCAGATAGTGTCCGTCTCAAAGGAAATTTTCTCTAAATCTATAAAAAGCTTTTAAGCTGACATAAAGACTTTAATTTGGAGGCTATTCATTCTTAGATATTTTACCTTCGGAGGAGTCTTAGCATAGTTTTATGTGTCACAGTATTTATGTTCATGTGTTAGATTAGAAACTAAAGATTCTAAAGATTGTACTTACAGTGCGTTCCTTTACACAGATATTAAATTATAAAAACTCTCAGATAATTTTTGCAGAGAGTTTTTGTATTACAAAGAACTTTTTACAAAGTGGGGAGAGTTATAAATATTCTCTTCCTATAACTTTGTTTCACGACGTATGATTCGGCTTTGGTTCCTTCGCTTTTCTATACTTTAGTTCCCATTATTTACCAAATACTTTGATGAGGAATATTAGGATCAACACTTGATTTGTAAAAAATGGACCGTTTGATTATGGATGAGATATTAACAAGGAGGAAGAGATAATGAGAGAATACGCTACGCAAATGGAAGCGGCAAGAAAGGGAATTGTTACCGAAGAATTAAAAAAAGTAGCTCAAAAAGAGTTAATGACTGTTGAAGAATTAATGCCACTGGTTGCATCCGGAAAAGCAGTAATATGTGCAAATAAAAATCATAAACAGATAGACCCACAGGGAATCGGGTCCATGTTAAGAACAAAGATAAACGTGAATATAGGGATTTCCAAAGATTGCAAAGATTATGATATGGAAATAAAAAAAGTTATGCAAGCTGTTGATATGGGCGCTCATGCAATCATGGATTTGTCCTCACACGGAAACACAGCGCCTTTCCGCAGAAAACTTACGTCAGAATGTCCGGCCATGATAGGGACGGTGCCTGTATATGATTCCGTCATCCACTATCAAAGAGATTTAAGCACTCTTACAGCGAAAGACTTTATTGATGTAGTAAGGGTGCATGCTGAAGACGGGGTTGATTTTGTGACACTGCACAGTGGTATTACAAGAGAAACAATAGACCAGATAAAAAAGCATAGAAGAAAAATGAATATTGTCTCCAGAGGGGGCTCTCTATTATTTGCATGGATGCATATGACAGGTGAAGAGAATCCTTTTTATGAGTATTACGATGAAATTCTTGATATATGTCGCGAATATGATGTAACAATATCTTTGGGCGATGCCTGTCGGCCGGGGTGCCTTGCGGACGCTTCCGATGTGTGTCAGATAGATGAACTTGTAAGGCTTGGCGAACTTACAAAAAGAGCTTGGGAAAAAGATGTTCAGGTAATAGTGGAAGGGCCTGGGCATATGCCCATTGACCAGATTGCTGCAAATGTGAAAATTCAACAGACCATCTGTAATGGAGCACCATTTTATGTGTTGGGCCCGTTGGTAACGGATATCGCACCTGGCTATGATCATATTACATCAGCAATAGGAGGAGCCATAGCAGCTTCTGCCGGAGCAGCTTTCTTATGTTATGTTACTCCCGCAGAGCACTTGGCACTCCCGAATTTAGAGGATGTGAAACAGGGCATTATTGCCTCAAAAATTGCAGCCCATTCAGCGGATGTAGCAAAGGGGATAAGAGGCGCAAGAGAGATTGATGACAGAATGGCTGATGCAAGAAGAGTGTTTGACTGGTCAGGACAGTGGGAGTGTGCAATAGATCCAGACACAGCAAGAAAAATCCGAGATGACAGAAAACCAGAACACGAAGATAGTTGCTCTATGTGTGGGAAGTTTTGTGCGATAAGAAGTATGAACAAAGCGCTTACGGGTGAGTATATTGATATTTTGTAGCCCAAGGGCTACAGCGTGAGTATTTCAATAAAGTGCTCTTCCCTGCTTTCCCGTATATTAGGAAAATAAGTCTTCATGAATAAAAATGACTTAACAAAACAACTTGTTAGCCAAATCTCTGCTTGAATCCTCAGGTAGAGATTTCTTGTAGTGGTATTTATGAAAGAGCAGTTGTGATAAAAAGTGCCAAATAAAAAAAGACCCAACTAATGTTAGGTCTTCTAAGAACAATGGTGCCGGGGACGAGAATCGAACTCGTAAGGGTTGCCCCACACGCCCCTCAAACGTGCGTGTCTACCAATTCCACCACCCCGGCAGACTAAAAGATTATACGAATGTTATCTCTTTTCGTCAAGTATTAATAAATTCTAAGAAGAGGCCTACGAAGGGCCTCTTCTTAGGAATAATACAAGCTACTTAAACTCTCTACGCTCTTTAATACGAGCTGCTTTTCCGCTGAGTTTTCTGATGTAGTACAGTTTGGCTCTACGAACTCTACCCTTACGAACTATCTCAACTTTGTCAACTGAAGGACAGTGTACAGGGAAGATTCTTTCAACACCGACTCCGTTAGAAATTTTTCTAACAATGAAGTTCTCTCGAATACCACCGTGCTGACGTCCTATTACAACTCCTTCAAAAATCTGAATACGAGATTTTTCGCCTTCTTTGACACGGACGTGTACTTTTACTGTGTCTCCCGGGCGGAAAGCAGGAATTGTTTCGCTGTCTTTTACAAATTTTTTCTCAACTAGAGCAATTTTTGGATCAATCATGAGGATTTTCCCTCCTTATTTTTGTAATTTTGATTAATTTTAATTTTATGTTTCTAAAACTTCTCGTTAATTTTATTCCGTCCTTTATCTTTGTCCGAAGAACCTATCAAGAGTAATGCCGATTGTACTTCTTACAGATAAGTGATTCAAATTATTTTTTACTCCCGATATAGGGGGTAAAACTGTATTTGCAGAATCAATCATCTTGCTATGTAGCTCGCACTCTCTACCAAATAAGAAGACAGTGCAATAGTTTTTCAGAAGAATTTCTCTTTTTAAAGATAGCCAGTTTACAGCTTTCTTACAATCTTTTGTCGTTACTACTACTTTGTGAAGATCTGTTTTTGATCGCTTTTCTATCCAGGCGAGGGCCTTTTGGGTAGAACCGAAAAGCTTTATATTATTGAGCGCTTCTTTCAAATCGGGTCTATCTTTACACTCTGCTTCTTCCGATAAAAGAGATATCGTTTGTTTTATCGTTTCTCTTTGCTGAGCATTCGGAGCAATCAATATATATCTTTCTATCCCATAAGTTCTACAGACTGTAGCTGTGTCTATTAGATTTAATTTTAACCCTTCACTGATAGAGTTGTCGGTCTTTGGGTCAAGAGTAGAATTATAAATCTCTATGACATATGCTCCGTAGTTTAAATAGGGCATTATCCCAGCTCGTCCAATAA
The DNA window shown above is from Synergistaceae bacterium and carries:
- the thiC gene encoding phosphomethylpyrimidine synthase ThiC — protein: MREYATQMEAARKGIVTEELKKVAQKELMTVEELMPLVASGKAVICANKNHKQIDPQGIGSMLRTKINVNIGISKDCKDYDMEIKKVMQAVDMGAHAIMDLSSHGNTAPFRRKLTSECPAMIGTVPVYDSVIHYQRDLSTLTAKDFIDVVRVHAEDGVDFVTLHSGITRETIDQIKKHRRKMNIVSRGGSLLFAWMHMTGEENPFYEYYDEILDICREYDVTISLGDACRPGCLADASDVCQIDELVRLGELTKRAWEKDVQVIVEGPGHMPIDQIAANVKIQQTICNGAPFYVLGPLVTDIAPGYDHITSAIGGAIAASAGAAFLCYVTPAEHLALPNLEDVKQGIIASKIAAHSADVAKGIRGAREIDDRMADARRVFDWSGQWECAIDPDTARKIRDDRKPEHEDSCSMCGKFCAIRSMNKALTGEYIDIL
- a CDS encoding tRNA (guanine(37)-N(1))-methyltransferase, producing the protein IPGVVGKTEAVQEDSFYNGMLDYPNYTRPAVWDDEEVPEILLSGNDTIIKEWRRRQSVERTLKRRPDIIGRAGIMPYLNYGAYVIEIYNSTLDPKTDNSISEGLKLNLIDTATVCRTYGIERYILIAPNAQQRETIKQTISLLSEEAECKDRPDLKEALNNIKLFGSTQKALAWIEKRSKTDLHKVVVTTKDCKKAVNWLSLKREILLKNYCTVFLFGRECELHSKMIDSANTVLPPISGVKNNLNHLSVRSTIGITLDRFFGQR
- the rplS gene encoding 50S ribosomal protein L19 codes for the protein MDPKIALVEKKFVKDSETIPAFRPGDTVKVHVRVKEGEKSRIQIFEGVVIGRQHGGIRENFIVRKISNGVGVERIFPVHCPSVDKVEIVRKGRVRRAKLYYIRKLSGKAARIKERREFK